The Blastomonas fulva genome contains a region encoding:
- a CDS encoding efflux transporter outer membrane subunit: MILKSHLLACATLSATLAACTVGPDFERPATPGAVAEGAFIESADPRFAQNPLPEGWWRLFEDPALDALVTRALERNTSVREASANLRRARALVREARGAQLPSLSASGSATTNQVGTGANAGVGFAPPEPLRFDFYELASDASYEIDLFGGIRRSVEASRGDSLAAQAELDAARVSVAAEVARTYALACSNRLQADIARESLAAQQRTLDLTQRLFTAGRGQRRDVANAELLVAQARAQVPQFEAERRAALFALATLTGDPPGQIDAAANACAIPPKVRVAIPVGDGAALLARRPDVRAAEARLAADTARIGVATAALYPSIRLAGSLSIGGTSPGDLTESNNLGFSLGPLISWSIPIDGTARARVNAASAQADARLAAFDGAVLTALQETEQALARLKAAIEQDAALQTAAAAADEVARITRIRFRSGRDNALQLLEVERNLLAARAASGSAAAARAEAEVAVFRALGGGWENAPAVAEVSATTRD, from the coding sequence ATGATCCTGAAATCCCACCTGCTTGCCTGCGCGACGCTGAGCGCGACGCTGGCCGCGTGCACCGTCGGCCCGGACTTTGAACGCCCCGCCACCCCCGGCGCGGTCGCCGAGGGTGCATTCATCGAAAGCGCCGATCCGCGCTTCGCCCAGAACCCGCTGCCCGAAGGCTGGTGGAGACTGTTCGAGGACCCGGCACTCGACGCGCTGGTCACCCGCGCGCTCGAGCGCAACACGAGCGTGCGCGAGGCCAGCGCCAATCTGCGCCGCGCCCGCGCGCTGGTGCGCGAGGCCAGAGGCGCGCAATTGCCGTCGCTCTCGGCGAGCGGGTCGGCCACCACCAACCAGGTCGGCACCGGCGCAAACGCCGGCGTCGGCTTCGCCCCGCCAGAGCCGCTGCGCTTCGATTTCTACGAGCTCGCCTCGGATGCCTCCTACGAGATCGACCTGTTCGGCGGCATCCGCCGCTCGGTCGAAGCCTCGCGCGGCGATTCGCTTGCTGCCCAGGCAGAGCTCGATGCTGCCCGGGTCAGTGTCGCTGCCGAGGTTGCCCGCACCTACGCGCTGGCCTGTTCGAACCGGCTGCAGGCGGATATCGCCCGCGAATCGCTCGCCGCGCAGCAGCGCACGCTTGACCTTACCCAGCGGCTGTTCACCGCCGGGCGCGGCCAGCGGCGCGATGTCGCCAATGCCGAGCTGCTGGTTGCGCAGGCACGCGCACAGGTGCCGCAGTTCGAGGCCGAACGCCGTGCCGCGCTGTTTGCCCTGGCAACCCTCACCGGTGACCCGCCCGGCCAGATCGATGCCGCCGCAAATGCCTGTGCCATTCCGCCCAAGGTGCGGGTGGCCATTCCTGTGGGCGATGGCGCCGCGCTGCTCGCACGCCGTCCCGATGTCCGCGCCGCCGAAGCCCGGCTGGCGGCTGACACCGCACGGATCGGCGTTGCCACCGCGGCGCTCTATCCATCAATCCGGCTGGCCGGTTCGCTGTCAATCGGCGGAACGTCGCCTGGCGATCTCACCGAATCGAACAATCTCGGTTTCTCGCTGGGCCCGCTGATCTCCTGGTCGATCCCGATCGACGGGACTGCGCGTGCGCGCGTCAACGCCGCCTCGGCACAGGCCGATGCCCGTCTTGCGGCATTCGATGGCGCGGTCCTCACCGCGCTGCAGGAAACCGAACAGGCGCTTGCCCGGCTGAAGGCTGCGATCGAACAGGACGCGGCGCTGCAGACCGCAGCGGCTGCCGCAGACGAAGTCGCGCGGATCACCCGCATCCGCTTCCGGTCGGGGCGCGACAATGCGCTGCAACTGCTTGAGGTGGAACGCAACCTGCTGGCAGCACGCGCCGCGAGCGGCTCTGCAGCAGCCGCCCGCGCCGAGGCCGAGGTTGCGGTGTTCCGCGCGCTGGGCGGCGGCTGGGAAAATGCGCCTGCCGTGGCAGAGGTCAGTGCAACGACGAGGGACTAG
- the folE gene encoding GTP cyclohydrolase I FolE translates to MLYHDADDDHDVAGKGKIPVPVDVQEAIVTLLRWTGDDPDREGLRDTPLRVARAWKEYCSGYDDDPSVHLSRTFEEVGGYDELVLLKDIPFQSHCEHHMAPIIGKASIAYMPRDRVVGISKLARVLHGFSRRLQVQERLTAEVAACIWEHLQPHGVAVVIEASHSCMTARGVRTPGVSMITSRLLGCFLDDHRSREEVMSLMGY, encoded by the coding sequence ATGCTGTACCACGATGCCGACGATGATCACGATGTTGCCGGCAAAGGCAAAATCCCCGTTCCGGTGGATGTTCAAGAGGCCATCGTGACGCTGCTGCGCTGGACCGGAGATGATCCGGATCGCGAGGGACTGCGTGACACCCCGCTGCGCGTGGCGCGCGCGTGGAAGGAATATTGCTCGGGCTACGACGACGACCCCAGCGTTCATCTCAGCCGCACCTTCGAAGAGGTTGGCGGCTATGACGAATTGGTGCTGCTGAAGGACATTCCGTTCCAGTCGCATTGCGAACACCATATGGCACCCATCATCGGCAAGGCGTCGATCGCCTATATGCCCCGCGACCGGGTCGTCGGAATCTCGAAGCTGGCGCGCGTGCTGCACGGCTTCTCCCGCCGCCTGCAGGTGCAGGAACGGCTGACCGCGGAAGTGGCGGCGTGCATCTGGGAACATCTCCAGCCGCACGGCGTGGCAGTGGTCATCGAGGCCAGCCATAGCTGCATGACTGCGCGCGGCGTGCGTACCCCCGGCGTCAGCATGATCACCAGCCGGCTGCTCGGCTGCTTCCTCGACGATCACCGCTCGCGCGAGGAAGTCATGAGCCTGATGGGGTATTGA
- the ahcY gene encoding adenosylhomocysteinase yields the protein MASAPTLDRPDYVVADIALADFGRKEITIAETEMPGLMAIREEYRSEQPLKGAKITGSLHMTIQTAVLIETLVALGAEVRWATCNIYSTQDHAAAAIAAQGIPVFAIKGESLEEYWEYVDRIFDWGAEEGNTCNLILDDGGDATMFALWGARVEAGEELFTPSNEEEEFFVKILKRRLAQTPGYLTKTVEAIKGVSEETTTGVHRLYDLAKKGKLPFPAINVNDSVTKSKFDNKYGCKESLVDGIRRGTDVMMAGKVAVVCGYGDVGKGSAASLQGAGARVIVTEIDPICALQAAMDGFAVQTLEDVVGTADIFVTTTGNKDVITIDHMRAMKDMAIVGNIGHFDNEIQISALENMKWTEIKPQVDMIEFPGGKRIIMLSKGRLLNLGNATGHPSFVMSASFTNQVLAQIELFKGANKYQNDVYVLPKHLDEKVARLHLEKLGVKLTELTKEQAEYIDVPLAGPFKKDEYRY from the coding sequence GTGGCCAGTGCCCCGACCCTCGACCGCCCCGATTATGTCGTCGCCGACATTGCGCTTGCCGATTTCGGCCGCAAGGAAATCACCATCGCGGAAACCGAAATGCCTGGCCTGATGGCCATCCGCGAAGAATATCGCTCTGAACAGCCGCTCAAGGGCGCCAAGATCACCGGATCGCTGCACATGACGATCCAGACCGCCGTTCTCATCGAGACACTGGTCGCGCTGGGCGCCGAAGTGCGCTGGGCCACCTGCAACATCTATTCGACCCAGGACCACGCCGCTGCCGCAATCGCCGCGCAGGGCATCCCGGTTTTCGCCATCAAGGGTGAGAGCCTGGAAGAGTATTGGGAATATGTTGACCGCATCTTCGATTGGGGCGCTGAAGAAGGCAACACCTGCAATCTGATCCTCGACGATGGCGGCGATGCCACCATGTTCGCACTCTGGGGCGCGCGCGTCGAAGCCGGTGAAGAGCTGTTCACGCCTTCGAACGAGGAAGAAGAATTTTTCGTCAAGATCCTGAAGCGTCGTCTGGCACAGACCCCGGGATACCTCACCAAGACGGTGGAGGCGATCAAGGGCGTTTCGGAAGAGACCACCACGGGCGTCCACCGCCTGTATGACCTCGCCAAGAAGGGCAAGCTGCCTTTCCCCGCGATCAACGTGAACGATTCGGTCACCAAGTCGAAGTTCGACAACAAGTACGGCTGCAAGGAATCGCTGGTTGACGGCATCCGTCGCGGCACCGACGTGATGATGGCCGGCAAGGTCGCCGTCGTGTGCGGCTATGGCGATGTGGGCAAGGGTTCGGCAGCATCGCTGCAGGGCGCCGGCGCTCGCGTCATCGTCACCGAAATCGATCCCATCTGCGCGCTTCAGGCGGCGATGGACGGCTTTGCGGTGCAGACGCTGGAAGACGTGGTCGGCACCGCCGACATCTTCGTCACCACCACCGGCAACAAGGACGTGATCACCATCGATCACATGCGCGCCATGAAGGACATGGCGATCGTCGGCAACATCGGCCACTTCGACAATGAAATCCAGATCAGCGCGCTGGAAAACATGAAGTGGACCGAGATCAAGCCGCAGGTCGACATGATCGAATTCCCCGGCGGCAAGCGCATCATCATGCTGTCAAAGGGCCGTCTGCTCAACCTCGGCAACGCCACCGGCCACCCCAGCTTCGTGATGTCGGCCAGCTTCACCAACCAGGTGCTGGCGCAGATCGAACTGTTCAAGGGTGCCAACAAGTACCAGAACGACGTCTACGTTCTGCCCAAGCACCTCGACGAAAAGGTCGCGCGCCTTCACCTCGAAAAGCTCGGCGTCAAGCTGACCGAACTGACCAAGGAACAGGCCGAATACATCGACGTTCCGCTCGCCGGTCCGTTCAAGAAGGACGAATACCGCTACTGA
- a CDS encoding efflux RND transporter periplasmic adaptor subunit, which produces MRVTPRCALVAAAFTLLAGACSSEPPPPPPPPAATVATPLQRDVVDWDEYIGRFTADEDVQLVARVSGPITQIAFRDGRDVRKGDLLFVIDPRPFRANLAEAEASVASARAALANAQSQAGRGTELLGFDAISREEADNLAATLRSARATLAGAQARRQAAQLDLSFTQVRAPISGRISNRLVDVGDFVTAGQTELTRVVRINPIRFSFDGAESFYLKYIRQDADGERRSSRYAANPVEIQLADEPEFRWRGKMEFLNNGISPDTGTIQAYAMVDNPNGFLVPGMFGRARLLGSGTYKAMLVPDEAILTDQTRKLVFVLGKDNKVAPRPVSTGPMVEGLRVIRDGIAPTERIVIDGLARMQPGMVVTPRKGQIKARAKGDAPIARPTTAPAPAQATAR; this is translated from the coding sequence ATGCGCGTCACCCCCAGATGCGCGCTTGTAGCGGCAGCGTTCACGTTGCTGGCCGGCGCCTGCAGTTCAGAACCCCCGCCCCCTCCCCCGCCGCCTGCGGCCACCGTCGCGACCCCGCTGCAACGCGACGTCGTCGACTGGGACGAGTATATCGGCCGCTTCACGGCGGACGAGGACGTGCAGCTGGTCGCGCGCGTCTCTGGCCCGATTACCCAGATCGCGTTTCGCGACGGGCGCGATGTCCGCAAGGGTGATCTGTTGTTCGTCATCGATCCGCGGCCCTTCCGCGCCAATCTGGCCGAGGCCGAGGCGAGCGTCGCCAGCGCGCGTGCAGCCCTTGCCAACGCCCAGTCGCAAGCGGGACGAGGCACTGAATTGCTGGGCTTCGATGCCATCAGCCGCGAAGAGGCAGACAACCTGGCCGCCACGCTGCGCTCGGCGCGTGCCACGCTGGCAGGCGCGCAAGCGCGCCGGCAGGCGGCACAGCTCGATCTTTCCTTCACCCAAGTACGCGCCCCCATCTCGGGCCGGATATCCAACCGTCTGGTCGATGTCGGCGACTTCGTCACCGCCGGGCAGACCGAGCTGACCCGCGTGGTCCGTATCAATCCCATCCGCTTCAGCTTCGACGGCGCAGAAAGCTTCTACCTCAAGTATATCCGCCAGGACGCCGATGGCGAACGGCGCAGCTCGCGCTATGCCGCAAATCCGGTCGAGATCCAGCTCGCCGACGAGCCCGAATTTCGCTGGCGCGGCAAGATGGAATTCCTCAACAACGGCATCAGCCCCGATACCGGGACGATCCAGGCCTATGCGATGGTCGACAACCCCAACGGCTTTCTGGTCCCCGGCATGTTCGGGCGCGCGCGGCTGCTGGGATCAGGCACGTACAAGGCGATGCTGGTGCCCGACGAGGCGATCCTGACCGACCAGACCCGCAAATTGGTGTTCGTGCTGGGCAAGGACAACAAGGTCGCCCCGCGCCCGGTCTCCACCGGCCCCATGGTCGAGGGACTGCGCGTGATTCGCGACGGCATTGCCCCGACCGAACGGATCGTGATCGACGGGCTCGCCCGGATGCAGCCGGGCATGGTGGTGACGCCGCGCAAGGGACAGATCAAGGCGCGCGCCAAGGGCGATGCCCCGATCGCGCGGCCGACCACCGCGCCTGCGCCCGCTCAGGCAACGGCACGCTAA
- a CDS encoding efflux RND transporter permease subunit has translation MRIAHFCIDRPIFAAVLSILIVIFGVVAYPSLPVSQYPEIAPPTVVVSASFPGATAETIADVVAAPLEESINGVEDMLYMSSSSTGDGNLAITVTFAQGTDVDQAQVLVQNRVSTAEPRLPQEVRQIGVTVRKNSPDLLLVANFYSPDGSLPQQYISNYATLQIIDRISRIDGIGSARLFGGRDYNMRVWIDPELAASRNLTVDEIVGKIRAQNAQVSAGSIGQPPFNTNGTAFQLGVQTQGRLSSPEEFGQIVVKRDGLALTRLADVARIELGAQDYSINAFSSGRPTVALAISQLPGSNALTVAKEVEDELKRASGDFPPGMTYSIPYNPTTYVEASIAAVQDTLIEAIILVAIVVLVFLQSWRAAVIPIIAIPIALAGAIAVLAALGFSLNSLSLFGMVLAIGIVVDDAIVVVENVERLMEEEGLSPFDAAHKTMDEVSGALIAIALVLCGVFIPTAFIPGISGAFYQQFAVTIAGATAFSAFVSLTLSPALAALLLRPRTHGEQDIPAGWRGWGKKFARGFNRGFAKLSERYGRLTARTIRSLMFMGLAYLALIAVAGWRFTATPAGFIPAQDQGYLIGVVQMPPGASLQRTTAAVETAQAIALKNASVVSTIAFAGFDGATFTNAPNAAAIFITLKEAGTRVSSEDVANELRGAMSSITAGNILVIAPPPVAGLGTGGGFKMIIEDRGNAGLQALEGAAFAMMGAANQTEGITSAFTTFNTRTPRLFADIDRARAEQLGVPVENIFSTLGTYLGSSYINDFNFLGRTFRVTAQADAPYRDDISDIGRLRTRSSSGQMVPLDAVMNLRNDSGAYRVVRYNLYRSAELQGDTMPGYSSGQSLDTMEALARRTLAQGFDFEWTELAFQQKAAGNTGTLVFLLGVVFVFLLLAAQYESLVLPLAVILIVPMCLLAAILGVNLMGRDNNILTQIGLVVLIGLAAKNAILIVEFAKHNEDHGQSILEAARHAAAQRLRPILMTSLAFILGVLPLVISSGPGSEMRQALGIAVFFGMIGVTIFGLLFTPAFYVMVRTLEDRIKAWSAGRKRADLPPPAPPAQPVVEGSQP, from the coding sequence ATGCGGATCGCCCATTTCTGCATCGACCGCCCGATCTTCGCGGCGGTGCTGTCCATCCTGATCGTGATCTTCGGCGTGGTGGCGTATCCGTCGCTGCCGGTTTCGCAGTATCCCGAGATCGCCCCGCCCACCGTGGTGGTCAGCGCAAGCTTTCCCGGCGCCACCGCCGAGACCATCGCCGATGTCGTGGCGGCGCCGCTCGAGGAATCGATCAACGGTGTCGAGGACATGCTCTACATGTCGTCATCCTCGACCGGCGATGGCAACCTCGCGATCACGGTCACGTTCGCGCAAGGCACCGATGTCGATCAGGCGCAGGTGCTGGTGCAGAACCGGGTGAGCACGGCCGAGCCGCGCCTGCCGCAGGAGGTCCGCCAGATCGGCGTCACCGTGCGCAAGAACTCGCCCGACCTGCTGCTGGTGGCCAATTTCTATTCGCCCGACGGGTCGCTGCCGCAGCAGTATATCTCCAACTACGCCACATTGCAGATCATCGACCGCATATCGCGTATCGACGGGATCGGCTCGGCACGATTGTTCGGCGGGCGCGATTACAACATGCGCGTCTGGATCGATCCCGAGCTCGCGGCATCGCGCAACCTCACCGTCGACGAGATCGTCGGCAAGATCCGCGCCCAGAATGCGCAGGTGTCCGCCGGTTCGATCGGCCAGCCGCCGTTCAACACCAATGGCACCGCGTTCCAGCTCGGTGTGCAGACCCAGGGACGGCTGAGCAGTCCCGAGGAGTTCGGCCAGATCGTCGTCAAGCGCGACGGGCTGGCGCTGACCCGGCTCGCCGATGTCGCCCGGATCGAGCTCGGCGCGCAGGATTACAGCATCAACGCATTCTCCAGCGGGCGGCCGACCGTCGCCCTGGCGATCTCGCAGCTTCCAGGGTCCAATGCGCTAACCGTAGCGAAGGAGGTCGAGGACGAACTCAAGCGCGCATCGGGCGATTTCCCGCCCGGAATGACCTATTCGATCCCCTACAACCCCACCACCTATGTCGAGGCGTCGATCGCCGCGGTGCAGGATACGCTGATCGAGGCGATCATTCTGGTCGCCATCGTGGTGCTGGTGTTTCTGCAAAGCTGGCGCGCGGCGGTCATCCCGATCATCGCCATCCCGATCGCGCTGGCAGGCGCCATCGCGGTGCTCGCAGCGCTCGGGTTTTCGCTCAACAGCCTGTCGCTGTTCGGCATGGTGCTGGCGATCGGCATCGTCGTCGATGACGCGATCGTGGTGGTCGAGAATGTCGAGCGGCTGATGGAAGAAGAAGGGCTGAGCCCCTTCGACGCCGCGCACAAGACGATGGACGAGGTATCCGGCGCGCTGATCGCGATCGCTCTGGTGCTGTGCGGCGTGTTCATTCCGACCGCCTTCATCCCCGGCATTTCGGGCGCCTTCTATCAGCAGTTCGCGGTGACCATCGCTGGCGCGACCGCCTTTTCGGCCTTTGTGTCGCTGACCCTGTCGCCCGCGCTCGCCGCACTGCTGCTGCGCCCGCGCACCCACGGAGAGCAGGATATTCCGGCAGGATGGCGGGGCTGGGGCAAGAAGTTTGCACGAGGCTTCAACCGCGGCTTTGCCAAGCTTTCGGAGCGCTATGGCCGCCTGACCGCACGCACCATCCGCAGCCTGATGTTCATGGGGCTGGCCTATCTTGCGCTGATCGCGGTTGCCGGCTGGCGCTTCACCGCGACGCCTGCCGGGTTCATTCCCGCGCAGGACCAAGGCTATCTGATCGGGGTGGTGCAGATGCCGCCGGGCGCCTCGCTGCAGCGGACCACCGCTGCGGTGGAGACCGCGCAGGCGATCGCGCTCAAGAACGCTTCTGTGGTGAGCACCATCGCCTTTGCCGGTTTCGACGGCGCGACCTTCACCAACGCTCCCAATGCCGCCGCGATCTTCATCACGCTGAAGGAAGCGGGCACGCGGGTAAGTTCGGAAGACGTCGCCAACGAGTTGCGCGGCGCGATGTCGAGCATCACCGCGGGCAACATCCTGGTGATCGCCCCGCCACCCGTTGCAGGGCTGGGCACCGGAGGCGGCTTCAAGATGATCATCGAGGATCGCGGCAATGCCGGGCTACAGGCGCTCGAAGGCGCGGCCTTCGCGATGATGGGCGCGGCCAACCAGACCGAGGGGATCACCAGCGCATTCACCACCTTCAACACCCGTACCCCGCGGCTGTTCGCCGATATCGACCGCGCCCGCGCCGAGCAATTGGGCGTTCCGGTGGAGAACATCTTCTCGACGCTCGGTACCTATCTGGGATCGAGCTATATCAACGATTTCAATTTCCTCGGCCGCACCTTTCGGGTGACCGCGCAGGCCGATGCTCCCTATCGCGACGACATTTCCGATATCGGGCGGCTGCGCACGCGGTCGTCCAGCGGGCAGATGGTGCCGCTCGACGCGGTGATGAACCTGCGCAACGATTCGGGTGCCTATCGCGTGGTGCGGTACAACCTCTACCGCTCCGCCGAGCTGCAGGGCGACACGATGCCGGGCTATTCGAGCGGTCAGTCGCTCGACACGATGGAAGCACTCGCGCGGCGCACGCTCGCGCAGGGGTTCGACTTCGAATGGACTGAACTCGCCTTCCAGCAAAAGGCCGCGGGCAACACCGGCACGCTTGTCTTCCTGCTGGGCGTGGTGTTCGTCTTCCTCCTGCTGGCAGCGCAATATGAAAGCCTGGTGCTGCCGCTGGCGGTGATCCTAATCGTGCCGATGTGCCTTCTGGCCGCGATCCTCGGGGTCAATCTGATGGGCCGGGACAACAATATCCTCACCCAGATCGGGCTGGTGGTGCTGATCGGGCTTGCTGCCAAGAACGCCATTCTGATCGTGGAATTCGCCAAGCACAACGAGGACCATGGCCAGTCGATCCTTGAGGCTGCGCGCCATGCCGCAGCCCAGCGACTCCGCCCGATCCTGATGACGTCGCTGGCGTTCATCCTGGGGGTGTTGCCGCTGGTGATCTCCTCGGGCCCGGGGTCCGAGATGCGCCAGGCGCTGGGCATCGCGGTGTTCTTCGGGATGATCGGGGTGACCATCTTCGGCCTGCTGTTCACGCCTGCATTTTATGTGATGGTGCGGACGCTCGAGGACCGGATAAAGGCCTGGTCGGCGGGCCGCAAACGCGCCGATCTGCCGCCGCCCGCTCCCCCCGCCCAGCCTGTTGTGGAGGGCAGCCAGCCATGA
- a CDS encoding peroxiredoxin — MIKVGDTIPNTKFVRATAEGPQQVEAKDFFAGKTVALFSVPGAFTPTCSARHLPGFVEKADALKAKGVDEIACTAVNDAFVMGAWGKSANADSIAMLADGNGDFADAVGLTMDGSGFGMGKRGQRFAMVVKDGVVEKLFVEEPGDFKVSSADYMLEQL, encoded by the coding sequence ATGATCAAAGTCGGCGACACCATTCCCAACACCAAATTCGTCCGCGCCACCGCCGAAGGCCCGCAGCAGGTCGAGGCGAAGGATTTCTTCGCCGGCAAGACCGTGGCGCTGTTCTCGGTTCCCGGTGCGTTCACCCCGACCTGTTCGGCGCGCCACCTGCCTGGCTTCGTGGAAAAGGCCGATGCGCTGAAGGCCAAAGGCGTCGACGAGATCGCCTGCACCGCGGTCAACGACGCGTTCGTGATGGGCGCCTGGGGCAAGTCGGCCAACGCCGATTCCATTGCGATGCTCGCCGATGGCAATGGCGATTTTGCTGACGCGGTCGGCCTGACCATGGACGGCAGCGGCTTCGGCATGGGCAAGCGCGGCCAGCGCTTCGCCATGGTCGTCAAGGACGGCGTGGTGGAAAAATTGTTCGTCGAAGAGCCCGGCGACTTCAAGGTCAGCAGCGCGGACTACATGCTCGAGCAGCTCTGA